A stretch of the Sorangium aterium genome encodes the following:
- a CDS encoding oligosaccharide flippase family protein, whose product MTSSALREDAPPPARRSVSGSMALKTASDLVSRGVRMLLAVVAARLLGPAGFGDYSYAFAVGFLLGELADLGLHLFIAREVARDPGAPIGPLVRLKLAVTLAAGAVGLVVGLLAGAASPRRTLVWLLTAAWLMASFVEMLNQVFRGHQRMEREVMVAVTMAVTSFGLGTGALLSGLGALGLAWSLVAGHLVALTLALTLAAQLLERRQWSSEGAALPQGFLREAGPLAVVMLASPLYFQLDLLMLGWMSTPHAVGDMSAVQRMIGGAMMLPGVVRAAVFPAFVASRSASARRRLATLTFVGLMAAGALMSAVVWWIGGPLVRIVFGPDYASAVLPLQLLTTALVWMVPELAIGPMLFAAGQQRPYAALWTATVLLIAAGDLWAVPAHGAAGAAAVKLVVTLGLVAGEVIVLFRVRDHLGAS is encoded by the coding sequence ATGACGTCGTCGGCGCTCCGCGAGGACGCCCCGCCGCCGGCGAGGCGAAGCGTCTCGGGCAGCATGGCGCTGAAGACCGCGAGCGATCTCGTCTCGCGCGGCGTCCGCATGCTCCTCGCCGTGGTCGCCGCGCGGCTCCTGGGGCCGGCGGGCTTCGGCGACTACAGCTACGCCTTCGCCGTGGGCTTCCTGCTCGGCGAGCTCGCGGACCTCGGCCTTCACCTGTTCATCGCGCGGGAGGTGGCCCGCGATCCCGGCGCTCCCATCGGCCCGCTCGTGCGCCTCAAGCTCGCCGTGACGCTGGCCGCCGGCGCCGTCGGCCTCGTTGTCGGCCTCCTCGCGGGCGCGGCCTCGCCGCGCCGGACGCTCGTGTGGCTGCTGACGGCCGCGTGGCTCATGGCCTCGTTCGTCGAGATGCTCAACCAGGTGTTCCGCGGGCACCAGCGGATGGAGCGCGAGGTGATGGTGGCGGTCACCATGGCCGTCACGTCCTTCGGCCTGGGGACGGGGGCGCTGCTCTCGGGGCTCGGCGCGCTCGGCCTGGCGTGGAGCCTCGTCGCGGGACACCTGGTCGCCCTCACGCTGGCCCTGACCCTCGCCGCCCAGCTGCTCGAGCGCCGGCAGTGGTCCAGCGAGGGCGCGGCGCTGCCGCAGGGCTTCCTCCGCGAGGCCGGGCCGCTCGCTGTGGTGATGCTCGCCAGCCCCCTCTACTTCCAGCTCGATCTCCTGATGCTGGGCTGGATGAGCACCCCCCACGCGGTCGGCGACATGAGCGCGGTCCAGCGCATGATCGGCGGCGCCATGATGCTGCCGGGCGTCGTGCGCGCGGCGGTCTTCCCCGCCTTCGTCGCCAGCCGCTCCGCGAGCGCCCGCAGGCGCCTCGCCACGCTCACCTTCGTCGGGCTCATGGCCGCGGGCGCGCTCATGAGCGCCGTCGTGTGGTGGATCGGCGGGCCGCTCGTCCGGATCGTGTTCGGCCCCGACTACGCGAGCGCCGTGCTGCCGCTGCAGCTCCTGACCACGGCGCTCGTGTGGATGGTGCCGGAGCTCGCCATCGGCCCGATGCTGTTCGCCGCGGGCCAGCAGCGCCCGTACGCGGCCCTCTGGACGGCCACCGTGCTCCTCATCGCCGCCGGGGACCTGTGGGCGGTGCCCGCGCACGGCGCCGCCGGCGCGGCCGCGGTGAAGCTCGTGGTCACGCTCGGCCTCGTGGCCGGCGAGGTGATCGTCCTCTTTCGCGTCAGGGACCACCTCGGGGCCTCCTGA